The genomic region ATTGCTCCCGAATTTAAGTTCTTAACCTGCACTGGAGGCATCATTATAGTGATGTTATCCTCATAATCTGACTCCACCTCTTCAGCTTTGGTTGTCTCAGTCTTTGAACTGTTTTCAACAACTATGGCTTGCGACTCATCGTCAGTTTTCAAGGTTTCCTTTGGAGTGGCCACTTCTGTTTGCTCTTCTACCAACTTGTTAATATCAGCAGCAATAACTTTCACCTTCGTTGATGTAATCTCTTCAGGATTATTAGATTTTTCtacaagaattaaaaaaaaaaacgaatcgataatttatttttacaattgtttttattttgtaaaaaataccttttttggTTTTCATATTGGTATagccattttcatttttaaacgcATTTACTGAATTTCGTAAAAAACGATTTGGAATCAATGAACCAGGTGAACATCCTTTTTCTTTACAATCGGGGCACTCATTGTCTTCAGATTCGAGCAATGCACTGCGTacacctaaaaaattaatatttgtagaataaataatattatttaattattatcttACAATCATCACAAAATGAACTCCCACAACAAGGAATCATAACAGCATCAACAAAGAGGTCTTTACAGATACTGCATATTAAGTCATCCggtatttccttttttttctcAATTGAGACTTTCGTCTCTGGGAAATCGGCAGATGTTTCTCTGCAATGATTTtagaaacaaagaaaacaacttttagtatttaaaaatagataattaatatgaataagtaaaagaacatatgtataagaTTATATAGATATTCAGAAATATATACAATGAAGGTTGTCATCGAGGCCACCTAACCATATATCTAAGAAACGAATTGTTATATTATGATGAGCTTAACTTAAAGACCGGTggtttagaataaaaaaaaaaaaaaaaataactttaacttaaaaaaacttCACCTTCAGTtccttttgaaaaattgtacacTATTACTGTACTAATTTACGAAATAACGCGTTGTTACAAAAAATAGTATACCGATGGTACATGTTATGGcattaaaactattttagttACGCattctttttttccaaaagatgaacgataaaaaagttgttgaatATAAACTATGTATATCTATAATTGCATGCTTACTTATCATCCTTATCAAGAAATGATCTTGGTATGCCCGTATTTCTTTTGATGTCACTATGTTCCTTGCCTAAAGTGTAAGGGCAATTTTTTATCCAGTGCCCCGTTTTTTTGCATCTGTTACATCGGTATGTAGGCGGAACATCACCAATTTGAGAGTGCCCTCTTATTCTATGATAactgcaaaataatttaatttaggtataaatagtaaatatatCCATGTGAAAAAAAACAGGAAAGTTTGTTAACTTCGGTAgtaaaaagtttccatacaaaaacttcattttgatcgctGTTTGTATGGATTATTATAGCACTACTATATAATAAACCATGCGAATTGatcttgcaaaaaaaaaacttttctgaccaagaacttgattttgatcgttcaatggcatgtcagctaaatgctatagtggttcgatatgaGCGGTCCCGACAAATTAGttatttcagatcgatatctcaaaaatttaggGAGATAACATGCGATTATGttatacagacagatggacagaccCTCAAAAATTCCCTGCTTAGggtacaataatataataaacgaatttataTCATGTAGTATTTAATGTAGAGAAATAacataaagaaaaatgtaaagaaTATCATAATCTTACCTTTTTGGGTCGTAATCAGCGGTACTTTGAAGcatcatttcaaaaattttttcttcttcactgCCTTTCATTTTTGACAAGTCTAAAGAATTTGCATCTCGAGAAATTGCTCGAGATTGCGGTGTTTTTTCTATACTTTGGGTATTCCACGCCTTTTTTGGTTGAGATATTGGAATTCTCGCGATAATAAGTGATGTGTTCTTAGGAATTAAAGCAGAATCATCTTGGTAttctaaaagaaattgaaattaattatttaggtTTGAAGTCTATAAAcagtaaaactaattttttgctaCATAAGATTTATATGCCAGTAAAAAGACTAATACGACCTACTGATGCGGGGAGATTTTTCAGTGTACATAATAATTTTTGCTGGGTCAAACTCTCacgaacttttttttcaggccattaataatttaaagcatatATGGCCGATTAtttattaagttaatttttatagttaataagTAGTTTTTCAGTGAATGTTGATATATCGTTATCTGATGTAACCAGTATACAACGCCAACTACTAGGAACAAGCAAttccataaatatataaatctactttctgaatttttcaaaatattttgttatttagcaAAACTTGATTAACACATCCAGATATTATAATACAAACCTTCTTTAGTTTGAGCATTTGTTATTTGTAGATCAAAATCTGTCACTTTTCCCAAACGCTTTTGATGTATTATAGCCTTTTTTAGATCTCCAACTGAAATATTAAGACCGTCAAATGTGACGGTGTCAAAGTCTAGCGCACTTTTGAATTTATAATGTACAGACATTTTTGCACAAATTGTTTTCCAAATCTACTGACATTAAGAAGAAATcacaatttgtaaaaataaaataaataaaatattgaaatgtagCAAAAAAACGCTTTCTTCGAGTAAACTCGCTTTCAATTTTTGCAAAGTGCATGAGCCAGAGAATGTACTTAAGGAAATGTTTGGAAGGAGCTTTTATGATTTGCACTgtaaccagagaacgtataagcACTTTTAGGAACATTTCGCAGGGTGATTTGAGGTAACGTTTTCTCATTAGATAAAAATAAGCTTGACTAATTTAATTACAAGATTGTTTATCAgcgaaatataaacaaacagtTTTAGCCTTCTTCCAGTAAATccatgaaatattatttaaataacgtagtcttaaattcatatatttattattagacGTAATAGTTGTAGTAATATGGCAGCATTATTTCGAAAAAGAAATTCTATTAGTACTTAGTGGCATCTTATTCAGTGAAAGATGTTTATTTCATTGTTGGTCTACCTAAATATTCAATTgcaaaaatggaaattttactCGCGAATGTCAATAACATAGATTTTAAAATAGAACGAGATTTGATTGAACAAATTGGTGCCGTCGCTTTACCATTCTTCGGAATGGAcagtaagtaaataattaaatcataagtgttaactaaataaatcttttttttagaaTCGATGGCTGCCGTTTGTCAATTTGTGAGTACCCAAAATGGTTTGGAGTGTGAGAAAGGCTCATCCTGCCCCTTCCGTCATATTAGAGGAGATAGAACTATAGTGTGCAAGCACTGGCTAAGAGGATTATGTAAAAAAGGAGATCAATGCGAATTTTTACATGAAtatgatatgaaaaaaatgccaGAATGTTACTTTTACTCTCGATTTAATGCGTGTCATAATAAGGAATGTCCCTTTCTTCATATCGATCCGGAAAGTAAAGTAAAAGATTGTCCATGGTATGATCGGGGCTTTTGTAGACACGGGCCGCATTGCAGACATCGTCACGTGCGTCGTGTACTTTGTAGTAATTACTTGGCCGGCTTTTGTGAAAATGGTTGGAATTGTAAATTTATGCATCCCCGATTCGAACTGCCACCAATTTCAGACACAACAAAAGAAATTATGCTTAAAAAGGTGCCAACTTGCCACTTTTGTGGAGAACTGGGACATAAAGCTTCGGCGTGTAAAAAAAATCCTGATGCTAACGAAAGTAGTGAAAAccgtttcaaatttaatggcttccaaaaacaaaatcaagcgtacaattttaaagaaaatacagaAGGTAAAAACGGAACTGAGCATGTGTCGTCGAGCAACAACTTTACAAAGGTGCCAAAGCCTTTAGATGAAATCACTTGCTACAAATGTGGAAATAAAGGGCATTACGCAAATAAGTGCCCTAAAGGTCACTTAGCTTTTTTATCAAATCAAAGAagccacaaataaataaattagcaaTGAAATTACCAATTATTTCGATCATAGTTAGTATacaataattcttaatttttaaatatacatacacagttACAGAGTTATGACCTAGTAGAAATACTTACATGGATATTTTCGTACCAtctaaaatttaactttttctgcTGAAAATATAGTCGGTACATTCTCAACATTTTACAGGAACTGGGAATCTTAAGTATTTCTTTGGAAGTTATCTGGAAATattgtaatacaaatttttagtgTAAACTGTGTatacaattcttaaaatattcacattagaatactttgtatttttataccacACTCTGTTCGATCCTATATAAACCAAAGAAGAAGGAACTTAGGAATTTTACTTCAAATTTCTAATAATGCTTGCAAACAAAAGTTCTATTgcgtttaaatatatatattcgcGAATAATAGTGACAAAAAAGATTTCAACAAATATAAAGGTAGGATTTTAATCGGTTTCTTGACTTTAAATTTGGCCTTCGTCATAATTAGTTTTTAGAATTCATAAATGAAGtgccttaaaaattaaataatattcggTTCACAAGTCTTGATgcataatacatttttaaaatgaagaGTTAAAACGCATATAGACGAAAAGGTTATATAAACAAATGTGTGcaaagaaattgaaaacttATTCAATTGGAAATAAGTTAAGAATATGCATTAAACCATTTATTTGTCCCTAAACCTTTTTGTTAATTGATGTTTGGGAGTTCAAACGTACAAATTGGTGATTAAAAGATAGTTGGAAAAAGTGTATTAAAgactaataaaatgaaatgttgttgtttttgctgttgagACAGACAGAAATTTATTGAGTCAGACAGAAATTGACCACGATACGGTCATTAGTTTTTCAAACTGTTATTCCAATCCGCtttatcattttaaaaattttgcttagtacaataaataaatagcatGATATCTTTTAatgaacttaaattaaaaaaaatcctgaTGCTAACGACGTTTTATCTAACATGTTTTAGCCAtctttccgatttttttttcgaaaacagaCCGTTGATCTGAcgacatttttaaatgttttacacacaacctaattaacaaaactaTGATACTGATCGTAATATGTTAACAGCATTTTAAAATGTATTGTATTTTTTCTCAGATTTTTGAACACCTTACACATTTGAGAGAATATTTTAGAAAGGAAGAAGAAAATGGTGGGGTGGTacctatttttaaaaaagtgttgTTACATGCAGATCATATTGCTATTAAAAGTAATGCTACTGAATATTCATACCAACAACTATATTTAGGCTCAAAAAAGTTATCCATTCAAATATCCAACATATGTGGTACGTTAATAACGGTAATATATGATTATATAGTTATATGTAATGTATAATCCAATATATGGTACAATATGTTAGCAAAATATGTGTTAATCTATTGCTCTCATTCCAAGGTAGTGGTGCATCATGTAATGTTgcagttttttgtgaaaataacgCTTTATTACCATTAACGCAATGGGGCTGTTGGATGTCTGGACAAGTTTTTATGCCACTTCTACATAAATTTCCATTTGAAacattaagttttattattgGTGATTCCaaatctaaaataataatttctggaCAACTATATGAAAAGATAGCTAAGAAGCTTGCTACAATGTTTGATATACCACTAATTATTATTGATCACCATTTTATACCAGAACATAGCATAAATCATCACTTTTTGGAAAAGACTTTACTTACGGTCGGGAGTAATGTTTTTATAGAAGGTACTTTAAATAACGACTTCTATTCTTGTTCTGTTGCAATGTTGGTCTATAATAACAGTACAGCTAAAAAACCAAAAGGATGTCGAATAACACATAAAAACCTGCTCTCGCGAATAAAGGGAACATCACAAGTATGGGATTATAAATCAAGTGATGTTTTGCTAAACTTGTTGCcggtagaatttaataattatagcgTACACTCTATGATGTGCTTGCTAAGTGTTGGTGGAAAAATTGATTTATGCTATAATATCAATTACGACAAAATATGGAATAAAATACTTGGTATAAATATGCTAATAAAGGATAAACCCAATATGCTGACAGCATTACCTTCAACATATACCAAAATCCTCAAAATATATGCCAAAACATTTTCTAATAATCCCAGCATGGTTGAGTATATTAAAACCTATTGTCAGCTTAATATTCGACTAATGATATCTGGATCAACTCCCTTACCAATGAACATTTTCTATTATTGGTATAAATTAACAGGACATAAACTACTCCGGTATTATGAAACACCCGAAACCGGAGCAATTTTAGGTAATCCATATATTGAAGATATAAGGCGTAAGCGGAAGCAAAACTCTTTTAATGTGCCGTTTCCTCAAACTATAATTCGTATTGTAAATTCTAAAGATAAAACCATACTTGCAGCTGCAATTGGAAATACAGAAAATGGAGGGGTTGTTAATGCTGCACAAATTGTATCTTTCAACACCAGATCTGACAATTTTTTAGGGGAACTTCATGTATCAGGGCAAACTATTTTCAAAGGATACCTGCATCAAGATGATACTAAAATAtgctttgaaaacaatttttataaaacaggTATTATTGtggaatttgaaaataatacccTTAGGTTACTGGGGCGTGTTGACAGCATAGTTTTTAAAAGGGCTGGACGAAGTATTTCAAGTGATGAAATAGAAACACTATTAAAAACtcactataaaataaaagatgTTGCAGTTGTAGCTGTTCGTCACACACACTGGAATATGAGTATTTGCGCTGTATGTGTTATTAAAGCAGAATCAACTCAGGATTTAGCCAATATTAAGCTATTTTGTTCTAAATGGTTGCCTCCACATATGTGCcctgatatttttaaaattgttccatatatacATCGAAATTCGGAAGGAAAAATTGAGAAGAATCATTTaacaaaattgtattatttttaatatctgcATTATATGTCGCTGAGAAATTTACTTATAGTTATTATAAGATGTTTCCGATTATAATAACATAATGTCTAATAATCATTACTCTAACgaaattgttttaaagttgGTTGTGAAATTTTAGGAAAGCAATTATCATATAATCGGATCATGTATGTAAATTCGGTATGGCGgtgtcgattctggataagtcgGAGTTCAGCTTGCAGTGGGCTATAAAAGGAAGTATCGCAAGGGTTACTCTAGATTCGAGGTCTTTGTCTGCAATTGGTGGTGGGTCGACTCTCAAGTACGCCTTTCACTGAGAGGGAATCTGttaaggtgttaatggctccaaATGCTACCAAATTATGGTTGGCATATTAATAGGAGCTCAATATGTGTCTTGACAAAAAGCATGCGGACCTCGCTATGCAAACGATCAATCGGAGGCATCAAAAGTCACCCTGTGATAATtcggagtgcagtattttgaCGCATCTGAAGTTTCTTAGTCTGCGTTTCACTACATCCAGCGACCACTAGTCTGTGACCCGTATTTAAAGACCGACCGGCGAATTGTCTTGTGTGTTGCCAACcaagtttatttcttttttccttttttgatcAGCTGGCCAGCGGCTTAAGGATTTGGTTGCAGCTCTGAACTTCGGCTCGGCAGTTATCGTGGTCGTATGAGGAGTAAAGGAGCACAAGCTAACGAATGTAACACCTAAActcttagggttattgacagtcggataATTATCATTTTAACACACATCGGTCATTCCTAAAgcttttaaaactaatttcatATATGTAGATTAACGATGATAAAGGTGTTCTATCAATGCGACTAGTTAGCAACTATTTGCAGAGGTAAATTTTTGGCATCAGCGTGAAGATTTGAAGCTAAAGGCTGATTCACGTAGTACTTTGGCTTCGCTTTCGGTCAAAgtggccatacacgacacacatacatatgctttcGAGCGGTATGTGTGCGATTGCGGtttactcgtgtatgggcgTGTGCgcataccgatccatgttcgcgaaaatgtttgattttttacgattgGTGTACACACAAGTATGTCGTGTATGGCGCTGTGTgcacacaaaatctcatttttctTGTGTCGCCGAATAGGAAAGATCGCGGACGATCAATTTTCCGATTGCTTGTCGCACATATTCATTGTTTCAATAACGAACGCAAAATAGATTTGTATGTCGTGTATGGCGAAACGATTTCATAtagatcgaacgcacttgtgtgtcgtgtatggcctCTTTCACACATTTCTTTGTTCTGAAAACAGTCCCCATTTTTATTACAGAGAATCAATGAAAGAAAAGCATTCATTCAGGAACCAAGCAAAGCGAGAAAAGTTGTGCGTGCATGCACCGTAGCAACTAAATAAAAATGGCATGCaatgagattttttttataaaaaaatatcttttgtcTGGTCAGAGAAATTACAGCCGTATGACCTAGAATCCACTGGGATATACGAAGCCGTAACAAATTTCTGACATTCAGTTGAAGACAGCAGATTTAGCACTCGCTTTGGTTGCCAGTTCATACATTAGCTTACAAAACAATGGGTATCTTATGGTCGATGCATATACAACGTTTGCTTCAGACACTTGCTTTGATAAATAAGTTCGATGCAATGCAGCAAGCAAAATTTTGAGAGTTTCAGTTGAATTTGACAATTCGACATTAAGAACATAAATCTCTTGTAGCACTATTGTGTAACTAATCAGTGATTTGGTAATTTGGTAATTTggtgtttgttcgtcgagagaggactttaattttcaattgaccAACAGCCTAACACCTGGttgcaagagttattttgcgttggattttgagTCCGACGTTGTTGTAGAtatttatgctggttccaagatagacgaaattatctacaacctcgaagttatgactctcaacagtaacgtgggagccaagtcgcaagtgcaACAACTGTTTGGATAGCTccacgtcagtttacacagccgtatgaGTTTTGCGaagataccaagttcagactcTTTTctcgggtcttttccaagatgtggcgcatggtgaatatttggtcatttgttgattttccaggtccaatcagttttttgacggtcgggtttaatcttttacacagtacgctcgatggAACCTTATATACAATGTgtaggaggcttatcccatgcTAGCGTAACaattgcatataaaaaaatcaagtcGCAACTGGAGATTTATGTTTGGTCACTTGTAATAaccattaaataattaattgagaTATTTAATGTGaccatatttgtatatttgtatatctatatatataaaataaagttgtgttagttacaccatttataactcaagaacgcctaaaccgatttggctgaaaattggtggggagatagcttagaaccagggttaggacataggataccacgcttgagaaccggttcatcatgtgcagtccactagaatgactgtcgattggactccagtgggaaatgatggagctgtGTTTCTATCGACGCAAGAATCCTATTTTATACCAGCttttaaagagcactcaaacacttctcagaatccgtgattcgttgtttttgttggatcatgaacttgcgaggcacccactttgcacagatcattgtcctcggtgctcatttcgcctgtttccagcttaacAAATATCGTTTCAACTGTGGATTTCCCTGATCCCATTTTCAACAGCATTTTCTCCCAAAAAGCagtgctttattaacacacgaaaggCTTTacgattaatttttttgtaaactaacacaagttgcttcacgaAAATGCTCTATCTctttaactaatagttataatctaactaatagaaatggGGAAAttgacgggtcctctagttttaaattaaaaaaatcgagaaGTTCTTAAGTTTGGCAGAATGCAGAAGCAACATCAGTTAGTTCGATACTTTTGAAGTGTAATATTATGACAATTTTTGACAACTATTTGCATTTATTGGTTAATGTAGGCTCTGGGTAAGTGGCTTAAACTTATCGATTTTTAGTAATGGTTAGTGCCGCTGTGAAACGGGAGAAATTGGAATGGAAACACCCTTTTTGCGAAGAACATGGTAATCATGAATTTTGGATAACTCATGCACATATACCCATTCGGTATTCGTGTGTACATTTGTACGTTCTGAAAAAGCAGTTGGTGCAATTGGATCAAGcgtttttcaaagcttttgtgCATATAATTCAAGAAAATGGTATGTCTgatgatattattttttaattcaatataaatatcaaGTAGAATATTGTACCTTTATACATCTGCAAAGAAATAATCATAAAGCAGCCTCgttatgaaaattgaaatttaatatcttGTGAGAAAATTTTGTCAGTATATGTGCCAAAGTTTGTCTCCTCCGGTAAGGCAAAAAGCCGGAACGAGTATAGCaactaaaagtatttttatcaTATGTCTTTAAATGTATTGTTTAATACACcatttagattaaaaaaatatgaataattttcaCTTACActgataaatttattttgatacaGATTTGTCAGAGAAAAGTGGTGgggaatttaatttattgtaaaacGAATGTATATGCGGCAGTGATTTTGCATTGGTATGAGTAAATGATTCATTCTGCTATACTTTGgcgatgaaaaaaataataatgagtgatatatacatatatagatatatatatatacatatacatatgtatatatagtaaaagAATAATTTCAAAGAGTGATCAAATACATTCTTTAAcgatgattaaaaaaaaattggacaatAAAAATGACTTATCGCCATTTGATCAgaaaatgcatatttaaattttccacgACCTTGGAAAGAGGTCATTGTAAccaatttcttttataatttcaaattagaAAATAGAAATATGGGCTTACTCTTACTAATGAGagtaataaatatttggaaaggAGATGCATTGGCAAGCAAGCATgttcatttttttctatttttatatataagccTAATTCTTACACTTAAAATCGGCCTTTTTTGAGACGAAATCATAGTACAGTTTGTTCCATTCAATGTTTGAAATATAGATAAGTTAGTAGGTATCTATacaattaactaaaatatgagaaaaataaagaaaatttcttAGCTGAAcatcatatgtgtatgtatgtatgtatgtacatatgtatatgcatttgaaATGGTTTGTATtcaacatttatgtataaatttataaacaatttgaaGTCTACTATTGTACAGTAAGTTGTAGCTCTTccttatgtttatt from Bactrocera tryoni isolate S06 chromosome 3, CSIRO_BtryS06_freeze2, whole genome shotgun sequence harbors:
- the LOC120771633 gene encoding malonate--CoA ligase ACSF3, mitochondrial isoform X1, which translates into the protein MLANKSSIAFKYIYSRIIVTKKISTNIKIFEHLTHLREYFRKEEENGGVVPIFKKVLLHADHIAIKSNATEYSYQQLYLGSKKLSIQISNICGSGASCNVAVFCENNALLPLTQWGCWMSGQVFMPLLHKFPFETLSFIIGDSKSKIIISGQLYEKIAKKLATMFDIPLIIIDHHFIPEHSINHHFLEKTLLTVGSNVFIEGTLNNDFYSCSVAMLVYNNSTAKKPKGCRITHKNLLSRIKGTSQVWDYKSSDVLLNLLPVEFNNYSVHSMMCLLSVGGKIDLCYNINYDKIWNKILGINMLIKDKPNMLTALPSTYTKILKIYAKTFSNNPSMVEYIKTYCQLNIRLMISGSTPLPMNIFYYWYKLTGHKLLRYYETPETGAILGNPYIEDIRRKRKQNSFNVPFPQTIIRIVNSKDKTILAAAIGNTENGGVVNAAQIVSFNTRSDNFLGELHVSGQTIFKGYLHQDDTKICFENNFYKTGIIVEFENNTLRLLGRVDSIVFKRAGRSISSDEIETLLKTHYKIKDVAVVAVRHTHWNMSICAVCVIKAESTQDLANIKLFCSKWLPPHMCPDIFKIVPYIHRNSEGKIEKNHLTKLYYF
- the LOC120771633 gene encoding malonate--CoA ligase ACSF3, mitochondrial isoform X2, with protein sequence MCGASCNVAVFCENNALLPLTQWGCWMSGQVFMPLLHKFPFETLSFIIGDSKSKIIISGQLYEKIAKKLATMFDIPLIIIDHHFIPEHSINHHFLEKTLLTVGSNVFIEGTLNNDFYSCSVAMLVYNNSTAKKPKGCRITHKNLLSRIKGTSQVWDYKSSDVLLNLLPVEFNNYSVHSMMCLLSVGGKIDLCYNINYDKIWNKILGINMLIKDKPNMLTALPSTYTKILKIYAKTFSNNPSMVEYIKTYCQLNIRLMISGSTPLPMNIFYYWYKLTGHKLLRYYETPETGAILGNPYIEDIRRKRKQNSFNVPFPQTIIRIVNSKDKTILAAAIGNTENGGVVNAAQIVSFNTRSDNFLGELHVSGQTIFKGYLHQDDTKICFENNFYKTGIIVEFENNTLRLLGRVDSIVFKRAGRSISSDEIETLLKTHYKIKDVAVVAVRHTHWNMSICAVCVIKAESTQDLANIKLFCSKWLPPHMCPDIFKIVPYIHRNSEGKIEKNHLTKLYYF
- the LOC120771634 gene encoding cleavage and polyadenylation specificity factor subunit 4 — translated: MEILLANVNNIDFKIERDLIEQIGAVALPFFGMDKSMAAVCQFVSTQNGLECEKGSSCPFRHIRGDRTIVCKHWLRGLCKKGDQCEFLHEYDMKKMPECYFYSRFNACHNKECPFLHIDPESKVKDCPWYDRGFCRHGPHCRHRHVRRVLCSNYLAGFCENGWNCKFMHPRFELPPISDTTKEIMLKKVPTCHFCGELGHKASACKKNPDANESSENRFKFNGFQKQNQAYNFKENTEGKNGTEHVSSSNNFTKVPKPLDEITCYKCGNKGHYANKCPKGHLAFLSNQRSHK
- the LOC120771633 gene encoding uncharacterized protein LOC120771633 isoform X3 encodes the protein MLANKSSIAFKYIYSRIIVTKKISTNIKIFEHLTHLREYFRKEEENGGVVPIFKKVLLHADHIAIKSNATEYSYQQLYLGSKKLSIQISNICVVHHVMLQFFVKITLYYH